One Cellulomonas soli DNA window includes the following coding sequences:
- a CDS encoding ABC transporter ATP-binding protein: MSVLDVLAEPELGTDPSAVIELVDLARQFPGDPPVHALHPSNLRVAAGEYVSVIGPSGSGKSTLLHLLGLLDRPTEGEYLLAGVPTSRASERDRAALRAGVIGFVFQAFHLLPHRSVLENVLLATLYSGVPRGERRERALAALDRVHLGHRVDFLPTVLSGGERQRVAVARAVVAQPHVLLADEPTGNLDSENSASVLDLFDELHRDGLTLLVITHDAAVSARAQRRVRIADGRLTEMP, from the coding sequence ATGAGCGTCCTCGACGTGCTGGCCGAGCCCGAGCTCGGCACCGACCCGTCGGCCGTCATCGAGCTCGTCGACCTGGCCCGTCAGTTCCCCGGCGACCCGCCCGTGCACGCGCTGCACCCCTCGAACCTGCGGGTCGCGGCAGGTGAGTACGTCTCGGTGATCGGGCCGTCGGGTTCGGGCAAGTCGACGCTCCTGCACCTGCTGGGCCTGCTCGACCGGCCCACCGAGGGCGAGTACCTGCTGGCCGGGGTGCCGACCTCACGGGCGAGCGAGCGGGACCGCGCGGCGCTGCGCGCCGGGGTCATCGGCTTCGTGTTCCAGGCGTTCCACCTGCTCCCGCACCGCAGCGTGCTGGAGAACGTGCTGCTGGCCACCCTGTACTCGGGCGTGCCGCGCGGGGAACGGCGGGAGCGGGCGCTCGCCGCCCTCGACCGCGTGCACCTGGGGCACCGCGTGGACTTCCTGCCGACGGTGCTGTCCGGCGGCGAACGGCAGCGGGTGGCCGTGGCACGCGCGGTCGTCGCCCAGCCGCACGTCCTGCTGGCCGACGAGCCGACCGGCAACCTGGACTCGGAGAACTCGGCGAGCGTGCTCGACCTGTTCGACGAGCTGCACCGCGACGGCCTGACGCTCCTGGTGATCACGCACGACGCGGCCGTCTCGGCCCGTGCGCAGCGCCGCGTCCGGATCGCCGACGGCCGTCTGACGGAGATGCCGTGA
- a CDS encoding ABC transporter permease, translating to MSGLAGALVEAWDELRIHKLRVLLALIGVAAAVTAITGVTAAVQMLTQGMQEQVERSNGRLVSLSLDAWPMDGAVDADQISTLESAQQVVLERYGITYASRRMWAQSDVRFTDGTQPVQMTAVDPAMGTLSRIVPEQGRWFTEADADSFAPLLVVNESFLTRLGLSDLSSRPTVQIGADEGVTATVVGVISDTWQGASPEAYVLYDQTQRWALTDAAYGLQPPGLMMWVPADQADGLRDVIPRDLRASLPGWQINVSSNADGGGIGFDRAARWVALGVGGFALLLGGLGLLNISLVTVRHRIREIGIRRSFGATSARVFFGVMLESVVATVVAGLIGVVLAVAVIKNIPIERVFGTPLQDDPPFPVSAALIGMACATGVGALAGLIPATVAVRVKVIDAIRY from the coding sequence ATGAGCGGCCTCGCGGGGGCGCTCGTCGAGGCGTGGGACGAGCTGCGGATCCACAAGCTGCGCGTGCTGCTCGCGCTCATCGGCGTGGCGGCCGCGGTCACCGCGATCACGGGCGTCACCGCGGCCGTGCAGATGCTCACCCAGGGCATGCAGGAGCAGGTCGAGCGCAGCAACGGTCGGCTGGTCTCCCTGAGCCTGGACGCCTGGCCGATGGACGGCGCCGTCGACGCGGACCAGATCTCCACGCTCGAGTCCGCCCAGCAGGTCGTGCTCGAGCGGTACGGCATCACGTACGCGAGCCGGCGCATGTGGGCGCAGAGCGACGTCCGGTTCACCGACGGCACCCAGCCGGTCCAGATGACGGCGGTCGATCCGGCGATGGGCACGCTGTCGCGGATCGTGCCGGAGCAGGGCCGGTGGTTCACCGAGGCGGATGCCGACTCGTTCGCCCCACTGCTCGTCGTGAACGAGTCGTTCCTCACCCGGCTCGGGCTGAGCGACCTGTCGAGCCGTCCCACGGTGCAGATCGGCGCCGACGAGGGGGTGACCGCCACGGTCGTCGGCGTCATCTCCGACACCTGGCAGGGTGCATCACCCGAGGCCTACGTGCTCTACGACCAGACGCAGCGCTGGGCGCTGACCGACGCCGCCTACGGCCTCCAGCCTCCCGGCCTGATGATGTGGGTCCCGGCCGACCAGGCCGACGGGTTGCGTGACGTGATCCCCCGCGACCTGCGCGCGTCGCTGCCGGGCTGGCAGATCAACGTCTCCAGCAACGCCGACGGCGGCGGCATCGGGTTCGACCGTGCCGCACGGTGGGTGGCGCTCGGTGTCGGCGGGTTCGCGCTGCTGCTCGGCGGCCTCGGCCTGCTGAACATCTCCCTGGTGACCGTCCGGCACCGCATCCGTGAGATCGGCATCCGTCGCTCGTTCGGCGCGACGTCGGCCCGGGTCTTCTTCGGCGTCATGCTCGAGTCGGTGGTCGCGACGGTCGTCGCCGGTCTGATCGGCGTGGTCCTCGCGGTCGCCGTGATCAAGAACATCCCGATCGAGCGGGTCTTCGGCACGCCGCTGCAGGACGACCCGCCGTTCCCGGTGTCGGCGGCGCTCATCGGCATGGCGTGCGCGACCGGGGTCGGTGCCCTGGCCGGGCTGATCCCGGCCACGGTCGCCGTGCGGGTCAAGGTCATCGATGCGATCCGCTACTGA
- a CDS encoding efflux RND transporter periplasmic adaptor subunit, giving the protein MGVTRRIIFPTLRLLVWTVIAVALVKLAFAGADVSTADDALQPTGQVVEPTVQVTTGTVTNAVSVQAVVQADPATDVRATLAGTVSALLATPGQHVDAGTPLLKIRQETPQDPLVTTDPATGEQTTTERKPKVVVETVTAPIAGTLTLPTLKDQTVSVGDVLGSVAPGTLSVSGTLTPDQQYRLVGAPGEASVTLTGGPAPFTCTGLRLDSGATASTQQVADDGSSPSTGSTSSTVVCAVPGDVTAFPGLGATIEITNGTATDALVVPVTSVQGSFKTGNVWVVLPDGTQEERAVGLGLTDGENVQVTEGLAADDTILQFIPVPGGAGEVDCSDPAQYDPTVCGG; this is encoded by the coding sequence GTGGGCGTCACCCGTCGGATCATCTTTCCCACCCTCCGTCTGCTCGTCTGGACCGTCATCGCCGTCGCCCTGGTCAAGCTCGCGTTCGCGGGCGCCGACGTGAGCACGGCCGACGACGCGCTCCAGCCCACGGGCCAGGTCGTCGAGCCGACCGTCCAGGTGACGACCGGCACCGTGACCAACGCCGTGAGCGTCCAGGCCGTCGTGCAGGCCGACCCCGCGACCGACGTGCGTGCGACCCTCGCCGGCACCGTCTCGGCCCTGCTCGCGACACCGGGTCAGCACGTGGATGCCGGGACGCCGCTGCTCAAGATCCGCCAGGAGACCCCGCAGGACCCCCTGGTCACGACCGATCCCGCCACGGGTGAGCAGACGACCACGGAGCGCAAGCCCAAGGTCGTCGTCGAGACGGTGACCGCCCCGATCGCCGGCACGCTGACCCTGCCGACGCTGAAGGACCAGACCGTCTCGGTCGGCGACGTCCTCGGCTCGGTCGCCCCCGGCACGTTGTCCGTCAGCGGCACCCTCACGCCGGACCAGCAGTACCGCCTCGTCGGCGCACCGGGCGAGGCATCCGTGACGCTCACCGGCGGACCCGCACCGTTCACCTGCACCGGGCTGCGGCTCGACTCCGGCGCCACCGCGAGCACCCAGCAGGTCGCCGACGACGGCTCGTCACCGAGCACCGGCTCGACGAGCAGCACCGTCGTGTGCGCCGTCCCCGGCGACGTCACCGCGTTCCCCGGGCTGGGCGCGACGATCGAGATCACGAACGGCACGGCGACGGACGCACTGGTCGTCCCCGTGACCTCGGTGCAGGGCTCGTTCAAGACCGGCAACGTCTGGGTCGTCCTGCCGGACGGCACCCAGGAGGAACGGGCCGTGGGGCTCGGCCTGACCGACGGCGAGAACGTCCAGGTCACCGAGGGCCTGGCGGCCGACGACACGATCCTGCAGTTCATCCCGGTGCCAGGAGGTGCCGGCGAGGTCGACTGCTCCGACCCCGCGCAGTACGACCCCACGGTGTGCGGCGGATGA
- a CDS encoding cysteine hydrolase family protein — protein MSARTVLAVIDMQNVFGDPDSPWCAPRFDEIVEPVRRLTRAFADRTVYTRFLSPAVPTGAWRAYYADWPFALQPPEAELWGVVPSLAADAAAVAGTDRAGGTIDAPTFGKWGPELARLVGPGGRLLLAGVSTDCCVLSTALAAADAGAEVVVVADACAGADDTSHARALDVMRLYAPLVSVAATEDVLTLAQAQRDARAELASTTSPAPRALPRVNGLPPTP, from the coding sequence GTGAGCGCGCGGACGGTGCTGGCCGTCATCGACATGCAGAACGTCTTCGGCGACCCCGACAGCCCGTGGTGCGCGCCACGGTTCGACGAGATCGTCGAACCCGTCCGCCGGCTCACCCGGGCGTTCGCCGACCGGACCGTCTACACCCGGTTCCTGTCCCCTGCAGTCCCGACAGGTGCTTGGCGGGCGTACTACGCCGACTGGCCGTTCGCCCTGCAGCCCCCCGAGGCTGAGCTGTGGGGTGTGGTCCCCTCGCTCGCGGCCGACGCCGCTGCCGTGGCCGGGACGGACCGCGCCGGCGGCACGATCGACGCCCCCACGTTCGGCAAGTGGGGGCCCGAGCTCGCCCGCCTGGTCGGACCGGGTGGGCGGCTGCTGCTCGCCGGGGTGAGCACGGACTGCTGCGTGCTGTCGACCGCGCTGGCTGCCGCCGATGCCGGTGCGGAGGTCGTCGTGGTCGCCGACGCGTGCGCCGGGGCCGACGACACGTCGCACGCGAGAGCACTCGACGTCATGCGCCTGTACGCCCCGCTCGTCAGCGTGGCGGCCACGGAGGACGTCCTGACGCTCGCGCAGGCGCAGCGCGACGCCCGCGCCGAGCTCGCCTCGACCACGTCTCCCGCACCCCGGGCCCTCCCCCGGGTGAACGGCCTCCCGCCGACCCCGTGA
- a CDS encoding ABC transporter permease, with translation MKGLPRPSRRDRFGAQDLLAEASAGIGARPGRLLLTILGTVLGIASVVVTIGLAQTAAGQINKQFDAVAATQAMAKPSTSRGWDGTERATSALPWDAADRAARLAGVEAAGTVATVDVGDATVTTVPVNDPSQPPVTAPKVLATSAGLLEAVQGRVVTGRYFDEGHDARGDRVVVLGARAAQRLGVSRVDTQPSVFIGERAYQVIGIIDDVLRRSDLLDAVVMPMGTARTDYGLTAAEELHLHVAVGSGPVIGQQLPIALDPNDPETVQVQVPPSTSAVRESVQADVNTIFLALGGVALLIGGVGIANVTLLSVMERAGEIGLRRALGATKRDIAAQFMLESVVIGLLGGLVGAALGVAAVVSVSAAQQWTPLLDLPVVGAAALAGGAIGLAAGVYPALKAASVEPITALRGGV, from the coding sequence GTGAAGGGCCTGCCCCGACCATCGCGTCGCGACCGGTTCGGTGCGCAGGACCTGCTCGCCGAGGCGTCCGCCGGGATCGGTGCGCGTCCGGGGCGCCTGCTGCTCACGATCCTCGGGACCGTGCTGGGCATCGCCTCGGTCGTGGTGACGATCGGGCTCGCGCAGACCGCGGCCGGCCAGATCAACAAGCAGTTCGACGCCGTCGCGGCCACGCAGGCCATGGCGAAGCCGTCGACGTCCCGCGGGTGGGACGGCACGGAGCGGGCCACGAGCGCCCTGCCGTGGGACGCCGCGGACCGCGCGGCCAGGCTCGCGGGCGTCGAGGCGGCCGGGACGGTCGCCACGGTGGACGTCGGCGACGCCACGGTGACGACGGTGCCGGTCAACGACCCCTCGCAGCCGCCGGTCACGGCTCCCAAGGTCCTGGCGACCTCCGCCGGGCTGCTCGAGGCCGTGCAGGGCAGGGTCGTCACCGGCCGGTACTTCGACGAGGGGCACGACGCCCGGGGCGACCGGGTCGTGGTGCTCGGCGCCCGGGCGGCGCAGCGGCTCGGGGTGAGCCGGGTGGACACGCAGCCGTCGGTGTTCATCGGCGAGCGGGCCTACCAGGTGATCGGCATCATCGATGACGTCCTGCGTCGTTCGGACCTGCTCGACGCCGTGGTGATGCCGATGGGCACGGCCCGGACCGACTACGGCCTCACGGCGGCCGAGGAGCTCCACCTGCACGTCGCGGTGGGTTCCGGCCCGGTGATCGGCCAGCAGCTGCCGATCGCGCTCGACCCGAACGACCCGGAGACCGTGCAGGTCCAGGTCCCGCCGTCGACGTCGGCCGTGCGGGAGTCGGTGCAGGCCGACGTGAACACGATCTTCCTGGCTCTCGGTGGGGTGGCCCTGCTGATCGGCGGCGTCGGGATCGCGAACGTCACGCTGCTGTCGGTGATGGAACGGGCCGGTGAGATCGGCCTGCGCCGGGCGCTGGGCGCGACCAAGCGGGACATCGCGGCCCAGTTCATGCTCGAGTCGGTCGTGATCGGCCTGCTCGGCGGGCTCGTCGGCGCCGCGCTCGGTGTGGCGGCGGTGGTCTCGGTCTCGGCGGCCCAGCAGTGGACGCCGCTGCTGGACCTGCCCGTCGTGGGCGCCGCGGCCCTGGCCGGTGGTGCGATCGGTCTGGCGGCCGGCGTGTACCCGGCGCTGAAGGCGGCGTCAGTCGAGCCGATCACGGCGCTGCGCGGCGGGGTCTGA
- a CDS encoding ABC transporter ATP-binding protein → MSLLSLTDVTRTVRLPDDSLLHILRGVTLSVGAGEHVAVVGRSGTGKSTLLNILGLLDAPSSGTYLLDDVPIERLSHRVRTRRRGRDFGFVFQQFNLLPGRTALENVAAPLLYARGRQFWSRNRIAAQMLERVGLGDRLDTRPETLSGGEQQRVAIARALVRGPRVILADEPTGALDVETGSQVMDLLDDVAAQTGAALVTITHDLAVAARAQRQYRLADGALVPITLDDSGRSIGRSVEWIGDVPTLVADRGGLSERLLPSAEAGA, encoded by the coding sequence ATGAGCCTGCTGTCCCTGACGGACGTCACCCGGACCGTCCGGCTCCCCGACGACTCCCTGCTGCACATCCTGCGCGGCGTGACGTTGTCGGTCGGTGCCGGGGAGCACGTCGCGGTCGTCGGTCGGTCCGGCACGGGCAAGTCGACGCTGCTCAACATCCTCGGGCTGCTCGACGCACCCTCGTCGGGCACGTACCTGCTCGACGACGTGCCGATCGAGCGCCTGTCGCACCGGGTCCGCACCCGCCGACGCGGCCGTGACTTCGGGTTCGTGTTCCAGCAGTTCAACCTGCTGCCGGGACGCACCGCGCTGGAGAACGTCGCCGCCCCGCTGCTCTACGCGCGCGGACGGCAGTTCTGGTCGCGCAACCGCATCGCCGCGCAGATGCTCGAACGGGTCGGTCTCGGCGACCGCCTGGACACCCGGCCCGAGACCCTCTCGGGTGGTGAGCAGCAGCGCGTGGCCATCGCACGAGCCCTGGTGCGCGGACCTCGGGTCATCCTGGCCGACGAGCCGACCGGGGCCCTCGACGTCGAGACCGGCAGCCAGGTCATGGACCTGCTCGACGACGTCGCCGCGCAGACCGGTGCGGCCCTCGTCACGATCACGCACGACCTCGCCGTGGCCGCCCGGGCGCAGCGGCAGTACAGGCTCGCGGACGGTGCACTCGTCCCCATCACGCTCGACGACTCCGGTCGCAGCATCGGGCGCAGCGTCGAGTGGATCGGTGACGTGCCGACCCTCGTCGCCGATCGCGGGGGCCTGTCCGAACGGTTGCTGCCGAGCGCGGAGGCCGGAGCATGA
- a CDS encoding ArsR family transcriptional regulator, with protein MTRLIEECQSICEARRVEPDALHEPGSETSSEASSETSSETSSEAERDADARALASTLRLRILRLCLDEPLTNREIAVRLEKNPATVLHHVRTLVERGFLRAEPVRRGARGSREVPYRATGRSWTSPSFPGKSRILIDTFLEEVALVEPDGVDATRLGLRLDDAGLDELRGRLHAVLQDFAARAPDPDGTPYSVFLAVHEDVSRRPQAG; from the coding sequence ATGACGCGACTGATTGAGGAATGTCAATCAATATGCGAGGCTCGCCGGGTGGAACCCGACGCCCTGCACGAGCCCGGCAGCGAGACCAGCAGCGAGGCCAGCAGCGAGACCAGCAGCGAGACCAGCAGCGAGGCCGAGCGGGACGCCGACGCCCGGGCGCTCGCCTCGACGCTCCGGCTGCGGATCCTGCGGCTGTGCCTCGACGAACCGCTGACCAACCGGGAGATCGCCGTCCGGCTCGAGAAGAACCCCGCCACGGTCCTGCACCACGTCCGCACGCTCGTCGAACGCGGGTTCCTGCGCGCCGAACCCGTCCGCCGGGGCGCCCGCGGGTCCCGCGAGGTGCCCTACCGGGCGACCGGCCGCTCGTGGACGTCGCCGTCGTTCCCGGGCAAGTCCCGCATCCTCATCGACACGTTCCTCGAGGAGGTCGCCCTCGTCGAGCCCGACGGCGTCGACGCGACCCGCCTCGGGCTGCGGCTCGACGACGCGGGGCTCGACGAGCTGCGCGGACGCCTGCATGCCGTGCTCCAGGACTTCGCCGCCCGGGCGCCCGACCCGGACGGCACGCCGTACTCGGTCTTCCTGGCCGTGCACGAGGACGTCTCGCGGCGCCCGCAGGCCGGCTGA
- a CDS encoding purine-cytosine permease family protein, which produces MTAPASGPSAGAEPGGLRIETHGIDVIGDADRKGAPRDLFWPWFAANVSVLGISYGAWVLGFGISFAQASVVVVLGIVFSFLLCGVVALAGKRGSAPTMTLSRAALGVRGNRAASVLSWLLTVGWETVLTTLATLATATVLGRLGWGGGTTTKVVALVVVAALIIAGGVIGFDLIMRMQTVITVVTGVLTLGYILLTLDHIDLDAVTALPAGSAPAFLGALVFTMTGFGLGWVNMAADYSRYLPRHTSGAGVVAWTTVGASVAPLVLVVFGLLLAGSDADLSAAISADPIGALTTILPTWFLVPFAIVAVLGLVGGAVLDIYSSGLALVSTGLPITRPVAAGIDGAIMTLGTVFLVFISDDAFFFTFQGFLITLGVPVAAWAGIMIADIVLRHADYDEGDLFRPEGRYGDVPAVPLVILLLSTVIGWGLVTNTSASWLQWQGYLLEAVGLGGRDGSWAFANLGVLVALALAFLATLVLRRGAVRRQEGLPASHVELVVTDLP; this is translated from the coding sequence ATGACCGCACCAGCGTCCGGACCGTCGGCCGGAGCCGAGCCCGGCGGGTTGCGGATCGAGACGCACGGCATCGACGTGATCGGCGACGCGGACCGCAAGGGCGCCCCCCGCGACCTGTTCTGGCCGTGGTTCGCCGCCAACGTGTCGGTCCTGGGCATCAGCTACGGCGCCTGGGTGCTCGGCTTCGGTATCTCGTTCGCGCAGGCGAGCGTCGTCGTCGTCCTCGGCATCGTGTTCTCGTTCCTGCTGTGCGGGGTGGTCGCGCTCGCCGGCAAGCGCGGGTCGGCCCCCACGATGACGCTCTCGCGCGCCGCGCTCGGTGTGCGGGGCAACCGTGCCGCATCGGTGCTCTCCTGGCTGCTCACCGTCGGCTGGGAGACCGTGCTGACGACCCTGGCGACGTTGGCCACCGCGACCGTCCTCGGTCGGCTCGGCTGGGGCGGGGGCACGACGACGAAGGTCGTCGCCCTGGTCGTCGTCGCGGCGCTCATCATCGCCGGCGGCGTGATCGGCTTCGACCTCATCATGCGCATGCAGACGGTGATCACCGTGGTCACCGGCGTGCTCACGCTCGGCTACATCCTGCTCACGCTCGACCACATCGACCTCGACGCCGTGACCGCGCTGCCCGCCGGCTCCGCACCGGCGTTCCTCGGAGCCCTGGTGTTCACCATGACGGGGTTCGGTCTCGGCTGGGTCAACATGGCGGCGGACTACTCGCGGTACCTGCCGCGGCACACGTCCGGCGCGGGCGTCGTGGCCTGGACGACCGTCGGTGCCTCGGTCGCCCCGCTCGTCCTGGTCGTCTTCGGCCTGCTGCTCGCCGGGTCTGACGCCGACCTGTCGGCCGCGATCTCGGCCGACCCGATCGGCGCGCTCACCACGATCCTGCCGACCTGGTTCCTCGTGCCGTTCGCGATCGTGGCGGTGCTCGGCCTGGTCGGCGGCGCGGTGCTCGACATCTACTCCTCGGGGCTCGCGCTCGTCTCGACCGGCCTGCCCATCACCCGACCGGTGGCCGCCGGGATCGACGGGGCGATCATGACGCTCGGCACCGTCTTCCTCGTGTTCATCTCCGACGACGCGTTCTTCTTCACGTTCCAGGGCTTCCTCATCACGCTCGGCGTCCCGGTCGCGGCCTGGGCGGGGATCATGATCGCCGACATCGTGCTGCGTCACGCCGACTACGACGAGGGCGACCTGTTCCGTCCCGAGGGGCGTTACGGCGACGTACCGGCCGTCCCGCTGGTGATCCTGCTGCTCAGCACGGTGATCGGCTGGGGCCTGGTGACCAACACCTCCGCCTCGTGGCTGCAGTGGCAGGGATACCTGCTCGAGGCCGTCGGCCTCGGAGGGCGCGACGGCTCGTGGGCGTTCGCCAACCTGGGCGTGCTGGTCGCCCTCGCCCTGGCGTTCCTGGCCACGCTCGTGCTGCGCCGTGGAGCCGTCCGCCGGCAGGAGGGGCTACCCGCCTCGCACGTCGAGCTCGTCGTGACGGACCTGCCGTGA
- a CDS encoding MFS transporter gives MTSSATAAPRRSLVRHPDFRRLWTGDALGQLGAQLSSLALPILAVQQLAATAWQMGVLNAAESAAFLVIGLPAGAWVDRMRKRRVLITADVVRAAVLAGVVVAAWTGHASMPLLYGAGVAISVATVFFDVAHQSYVPGLVGLEHVVEGNAKLQATQSVAMVAAPAFGGWLLRFVSAASLVGVNVVTYVVSAVAVSRIRHREEPPDPADRRPLRTEIAEGLRFVLQQPLLRRIVACTATSNLFNSVGSAVVVIYALRTVGLDEAAFGTVLSASAIGGLVGALVADRAARLVGEGRIIPVSALLSAPAYALTPLALVLPLPPQVLLVIGGVAFSFSVVVYNVAQVSYRQRLCPPALLGRMNASVRFLVWGTMPIGGLLGGWLGTALGPVPTLWVATVGMGLGALPVLLSPLVRMRELPVDTAGTEVEAPSTQPLP, from the coding sequence ATGACCTCGTCCGCCACCGCTGCCCCGCGGCGCTCCCTGGTCCGCCACCCCGACTTCCGACGGCTGTGGACCGGCGACGCGCTCGGCCAGCTCGGCGCGCAGCTCAGCTCCCTCGCCCTGCCGATCCTGGCCGTGCAGCAGCTCGCCGCGACCGCCTGGCAGATGGGCGTGCTCAACGCCGCCGAGAGCGCCGCCTTCCTGGTCATCGGCCTGCCCGCGGGCGCGTGGGTCGACCGCATGCGCAAGCGTCGGGTGCTCATCACGGCGGACGTCGTGCGTGCGGCCGTGCTGGCGGGTGTCGTCGTCGCCGCCTGGACCGGGCACGCCTCCATGCCGCTGCTCTACGGCGCCGGCGTCGCGATCAGCGTGGCCACCGTGTTCTTCGACGTCGCCCACCAGTCCTACGTGCCCGGTCTCGTCGGCCTCGAGCACGTCGTCGAGGGCAACGCCAAGCTGCAGGCCACGCAGTCCGTCGCGATGGTCGCCGCCCCCGCGTTCGGCGGCTGGCTGCTGCGGTTCGTCTCGGCGGCCTCGCTCGTCGGCGTCAACGTGGTCACCTACGTCGTGTCCGCCGTCGCGGTGTCCCGGATCCGGCACCGTGAGGAGCCGCCCGACCCCGCCGACCGGCGCCCGCTGCGGACCGAGATCGCCGAGGGCCTCCGGTTCGTCCTCCAGCAGCCGCTGCTGCGCCGGATCGTCGCGTGCACCGCGACCTCCAACCTGTTCAACTCGGTCGGCTCGGCGGTCGTGGTGATCTACGCGCTGCGTACCGTCGGGCTCGACGAGGCCGCCTTCGGCACCGTCCTGTCGGCGTCCGCGATCGGCGGGCTCGTCGGGGCGCTCGTCGCAGACCGGGCCGCACGGCTCGTCGGCGAGGGCCGCATCATCCCGGTCTCCGCCCTGCTCAGCGCACCCGCGTACGCACTGACCCCGCTCGCTCTCGTGCTGCCGCTGCCCCCGCAGGTGCTCCTCGTCATCGGGGGCGTGGCCTTCAGCTTCTCGGTCGTCGTCTACAACGTCGCGCAGGTGAGCTACCGGCAACGGCTGTGCCCGCCCGCGCTGCTCGGCCGGATGAACGCCTCGGTCCGGTTCCTCGTCTGGGGCACGATGCCGATCGGCGGGCTGCTCGGCGGGTGGCTCGGCACCGCGCTCGGGCCCGTGCCCACGCTGTGGGTCGCGACGGTCGGCATGGGGTTGGGTGCGCTGCCCGTGCTCCTGTCCCCGCTCGTGCGGATGCGCGAGCTGCCGGTCGACACGGCCGGCACCGAGGTCGAGGCCCCCTCGACGCAGCCCCTGCCCTGA
- the galK gene encoding galactokinase translates to MSVPTWIDAWTLEDGAARVRARFAEVFDGEPDGVWSAPGRVNLIGEHTDYNGGLALPIALPHRTYVALRSRPDDVVRLVSGQEQGSREVDLSTVAPGTVEGWPSYVAGLAWALRQAGYAVSGFDAVVDSCVPYGSGLSSSAALESAFAVALDAVHGLGLAGTADAPDDAGRAVLADACVRAENEIAGAPTGGMDQAASLRARAGHALLLDCLDGSVRQEPFDLAAHDLALLVVDTKAEHSHATGEYGVRRASCEAAAVRLGVGTLREITPELLPQALERLADGSAEGDVQVRRVRHVVTEIARVVDFVAELEAGRPGGVGALMDASHVSLRDDYEVTCRELDLTVETARAAGAIGARMTGGGFGGSAIALVEASAVEHVAGAVADAFATAGLHAPAFLVATPAAPAS, encoded by the coding sequence ATGAGCGTGCCCACCTGGATCGACGCCTGGACGCTCGAGGACGGGGCAGCGCGGGTCCGCGCCCGGTTCGCCGAGGTCTTCGACGGGGAGCCCGACGGCGTCTGGTCGGCGCCCGGTCGCGTCAACCTCATCGGTGAGCACACCGACTACAACGGGGGCCTCGCGCTGCCGATCGCGCTGCCGCACCGCACGTACGTCGCCCTGCGCTCGCGCCCGGACGACGTCGTCCGCCTGGTGTCCGGGCAGGAGCAGGGCTCCCGCGAGGTGGACCTGTCCACGGTCGCGCCCGGGACGGTCGAGGGGTGGCCGTCGTACGTCGCCGGGCTGGCCTGGGCGCTGCGGCAGGCCGGCTACGCGGTGAGCGGCTTCGACGCGGTCGTCGACTCGTGCGTGCCGTACGGCTCGGGCCTGTCGTCCTCGGCGGCGCTGGAGTCCGCGTTCGCTGTCGCGCTCGACGCGGTGCACGGGCTCGGACTGGCCGGGACGGCCGACGCACCGGACGACGCCGGGCGTGCCGTGCTGGCGGACGCCTGCGTCCGGGCGGAGAACGAGATCGCCGGCGCGCCGACGGGTGGCATGGACCAGGCGGCCTCGCTGCGCGCCCGCGCCGGTCACGCGCTGCTGCTGGACTGCCTGGACGGTTCCGTCCGTCAGGAGCCCTTCGACCTCGCGGCGCACGACCTGGCGCTGCTGGTCGTGGACACCAAGGCCGAGCACTCGCACGCCACCGGCGAGTACGGCGTGCGCCGCGCCAGCTGCGAGGCCGCCGCGGTCCGACTGGGCGTCGGCACGCTGCGCGAGATCACGCCCGAGCTCCTGCCGCAGGCGCTCGAGCGTCTCGCCGACGGCTCCGCCGAGGGCGACGTGCAGGTGCGGCGCGTGCGGCACGTGGTCACGGAGATCGCCCGGGTCGTCGACTTCGTCGCCGAGCTCGAGGCGGGCCGACCCGGAGGCGTCGGTGCGCTCATGGACGCCTCGCACGTCTCGCTGCGTGACGACTACGAGGTCACGTGCCGCGAGCTCGACCTGACCGTCGAGACCGCCCGTGCGGCAGGCGCCATCGGCGCCCGGATGACCGGCGGCGGGTTCGGCGGATCGGCGATCGCCCTGGTCGAGGCCTCCGCGGTCGAGCACGTGGCCGGCGCGGTGGCGGACGCCTTCGCGACCGCCGGGCTGCACGCACCGGCCTTCCTCGTCGCGACGCCCGCCGCACCGGCCTCCTGA